The genomic DNA AAGTAATGCCGGGGATCTTCACGCCGCCCGAGATCTTGCCGAGCTCGCGCTGCATCTTGTCCCGGCTGCTCGCCAGGGCGGCGTTGACGGCGGCGGTCACCAGGTCCTCCAGCATGCCCAGGTCGTTCGGGTCCACGAGGGACTTGTCGATCTTGATGCTGCGCACTTCCTGGATGCAGTTGGCGACCACCGTCACCCGGCCGTCACCGGCCTGGGCCTCGACGGTCTCCTCGGCCAGTTCCTTCTTGCGCTGCTCGATCTTCTCCGTGAGCTTGTTGGCCTGACGGATGAAGTAGTTCAGGTCGATGCCGGGCATGGACTTCCTCGTGAGGGGCGTAATTCGGAGCGCGCACCCTAGCGTCGGGCGAACCCGTTGTCAGGGGCTCTCGTCAGGAGACTCGTTCGTCGGGACAGCGGCCGGGCGGGTAGGCAGGTCATAGACCTGGATGTGTTCGATTTCGCCCCCCAGCACCCGGAGGGCGGCGCGGAGATTGGGGTGGGCGCGGACGCGGCCCTCGGTGCTCTTCTCGTAGGCGGCCCGGTCGGAGGCGTCTTGAGCGGAGAGGCTGACCATGCCCGCCTCGGGGCGGGTGTCTCCGTCCGCGCAGTCCTGCACCACGAGTTTCGTCGGGCGGCCGAAGTGTTCGCTCAGGGCCTTCTCGACGAGGGCGCGGCCGTTGCC from Melittangium boletus DSM 14713 includes the following:
- a CDS encoding YbaB/EbfC family nucleoid-associated protein — encoded protein: MPGIDLNYFIRQANKLTEKIEQRKKELAEETVEAQAGDGRVTVVANCIQEVRSIKIDKSLVDPNDLGMLEDLVTAAVNAALASSRDKMQRELGKISGGVKIPGIT